The genomic window CTGGGCTTCGGCGTCGGCACGCAGTTCGGCGATCTGGGCGTCGCTGAACCCGTGCTCCTTCGCGATGCGCAGGGTGGCGGCATCCAGCTCCCCCGCCTGGCGCACGAACTCGGCGACCTCGTTGATGAGCACGATCTGATCGAGGAACCACGGGTCGATCTTGGTCGCCTCGAACGCCTGCTCGACGGTGGCGCCCTTGCGCAGCGCCTGCTGGAGCACGACGATGCGGCCGTCGGTCGGGGTCTTCGCGATCTCGAGCAGCTCGTCGACCGAGCGCGGCTCGTCGCCCCAGTGGAAGCTCGAGCCGCGCTTCTCGAGGGACCGCAGCGCCTTCTGCAGCGCGGTGGCGTAGTTGCGGCCGATGGCCATCGCCTCGCCCACGGACTTCATCGTGGTGGTCAGCGTGGTGTCGGCGGCGGGGAACTTCTCGAAGTTGAACCTCGGCACCTTCACGACGACGTAGTCCAGCGTCGGCTCGAAGCTCGCCGGCGTGACCTTCGTGATGTCGTTGGGGATCTCGTCGAGGCGGTAGCCGATGGCGAGCTTCGCCGCGATCTTCGCGATCGGGAATCCGGTCGCCTTGGAGGCGAGGGCCGACGACCGCGACACGCGCGGGTTCATCTCGATCACGATGATGCGACCGGTGGCGGGGTCGACGGCGAACTGGATGTTGCAGCCGCCGGTGTCGACGCCCACCGCGCGGATGATGTCGATGCCGATGTCGCGGAGTTTCTGGTACTCGCGGTCGGTGAGGGTGAGCGCCGGGGCGACCGTGATCGAATCGCCCGTGTGCACGCCGACCGGGTCGACGTTCTCGATGGAGCAGACGACGACCGTGTTGTCGGCGGTGTCGCGCATCAGCTCGAGCTCGTACTCCTTCCACCCGAGGATCGACTCCTCGAGCAGCACCTCGGTGGTCGGAGAGTCGCGCAGGCCCGCGCCCGCGATGCGGCGGAGGTCCCTCTCGTCGTACGCGAAGCCCGAACCGAGGCCGCCCATGGTGAACGACGGGCGCACGACCAGCGGGTAGCCCAGCTCGTCGGCGGCGGCGAGCACCTCGTCCATCGTGTGCGCGATCCGGGATGCCGCGACGTCGGCGCCGGCATCCAGCACCAGCTGCTTGAAGATCTGGCGGTCCTCGCCCTTGTTGATCGCCTCGAAGTCGGCGCCGATGAGCTCGACGTCGTACTTCTCGAGGATCCCGTGCTTGTGCAGGTCGATCGCCGCGTTGAGCGCCGTCTGCCCACCCAGGGTCGGCAGGATCGCGTCGGGCTTCTCCTTCGCGATGATCGTCTCGATGACGCGCCAGTTGATCGGCTCGATGTAGGTCGCGTCGGCGAAGTCGGGGTCGGTCATGATGGTGGCCGGGTTCGAGTTCACCAGGATGACGCGCACGCCCTCTTCGCGCAGCACCCGGCAGGCCTGCGTGCCCGAGTAGTCGAACTCGCACGCCTGCCCGATGACGATCGGGCCGGAGCCGATGACCAGGACGGAGTTGATGTCGTCGCGCTTGGGCATTACTTCGCGGCCTTCTTCTCGAGGTTCGCGACGACCAGGTCGCGGAAGCGGTCGAACAGGTAGTTGGCGTCGTGCGGGCCGGCGGCGGCCTCGGGGTGGTACTGCACCGAGAACGCCGGGATGTCGAGGGCGCGGAGGCCCTCGACCACCTGGTCGTTCAGCCCGACGTGGCTGACCTCGATGCGGCCGTAGCCGTTCGGGCTGTCGAATTCGCCGTCGACCGGGGCGTCCACGGCGAAGCCGTGGTTGTGGGCCGTGATCTCGACGCGGCCCGTCGACTTGTCGAGCACCGGCTGGTTGATGCCGCGGTGACCGAAGGGCAGCTTGTACGTGCCGAGGCCGAGCGCACGGCCGAGCAGCTGGTTGCCGAAGCAGATGCCGAAGAAGGGCAGGCCGTCGTCGAGCACGCCGCGCAGCAGGTCGACGTGGTCACCGGAGGCCGCCGGGTCGCCAGGGCCGTTGGAGTAGAACACCGCCACCGGGTCGATCGCGCGGATCTGGTCGATGGTGACGTCCTGCGGCAGCACGTGCACGTCGAAGCCCCGCGCAGCCAGGTTGTCGACGGTCGCCTGCTTGACGCCGAGATCGAGCACGGCGAGGTTGCCGATGCGCTCGCCGGTCGCCATCGTCACCTCGGCGGCGGCCACCGACACCTGCGCGGAGAGGTTCTGACCCGCCATCTGCGGAGCCTCGCGGACGAGACGCAGCTGCTCCTCGGGGTCGATGCCCGCCGCGTCGCCGGAGAAGATCGCGCCGCGCATGCTGCCGGCCGAGCGGATGTGGCGGGTCACGGCGCGCGTGTCGATGCCGCTGATGCCCACCACGCCGTCCCGCGTCAGGGC from Microbacterium sp. ProA8 includes these protein-coding regions:
- the carA gene encoding glutamine-hydrolyzing carbamoyl-phosphate synthase small subunit, with the protein product MTSLFQTDPAVLVLEDGTRHNGRAYGAQGTTIGEVVFSTGMTGYQETLTDPSYAGQIVLQTAPHIGNTGMNDEDPESRRIWVSGYIVRDPSRVVSNWRADESLDEALTRDGVVGISGIDTRAVTRHIRSAGSMRGAIFSGDAAGIDPEEQLRLVREAPQMAGQNLSAQVSVAAAEVTMATGERIGNLAVLDLGVKQATVDNLAARGFDVHVLPQDVTIDQIRAIDPVAVFYSNGPGDPAASGDHVDLLRGVLDDGLPFFGICFGNQLLGRALGLGTYKLPFGHRGINQPVLDKSTGRVEITAHNHGFAVDAPVDGEFDSPNGYGRIEVSHVGLNDQVVEGLRALDIPAFSVQYHPEAAAGPHDANYLFDRFRDLVVANLEKKAAK